Below is a window of Hyalangium ruber DNA.
CGGCAGCGGCACCGCCGGCGCCCACTCCGCCAGGGGGCGCTCCGGCTCCGCGAAGGAGATTCGGAAGGTGAGCAACTCCTCGAAGGTGCGCTCGTAGAACCATTGCGCCAGCGTGCCAATCCGCGAGTACGTCACCTCCGCGGCCACCTCCAGGTCCGCGCGCAGCGGCGCCGGCACGGGCAACAGCAACGTCAGCTCCAGGTCCGGCCAGACAGCGTTCTTGATGAGGCCGTAGAGCACCACGAGGTTGGGCGGCAGCGGCTCGCGCGCCAGGAACTCGAAGAGCGTGAGCGGCTCCACCTCGCTGGTGATGTGGAAGAACTCGCTCTCGTCCAGCACCACCCAGATGCCCCGCCGCGCGGCCTCCGCGAGGATGTCTCGCAGCACCCCCATGTTGGTGCGCTCGCCCGGCGCCACCGAGAGGAACACCACCTTCACCTCGAAGGCCTCCAGCAGCCGGCGGACCTCCGCCAGCGTGCTGTGCGTCACCGTCGTGCGCACCTCCGCCCGCTCCAGCGCGCGCGCGTACACCGGCAGCAGGTTGCGCGACACCAGCACCCCGTCCCCGGGGTCGCACAGCGAGAGCAGCAGCGAGTAGACGGCCTGCTCGCGCTCGGGGGCGACGAAGAGCGCCTCCTCCGGCAGCCTCAGGTCGAAGAAGCGCTCCAGGTAGCGGGCCACCCGCTGGCGGAAGGGCGCATCCCCCGCCTCGTGGGCGTAGGGCAGCATGGGAGAGCGCGCCAGCCGCTCGGCCAGCGCGGCCACGAAGCCCAATTGCTCCTGGGACACGGCCCCCAGGTCCAGCTCCTCGGTGAGCCACTCGCTGCCCAGCCGCCGGAGCGCGGCGCGCAGGGCCAGCGTCTCCCGGGGCATGGCCGGCCGAGCCTCCCACACCGCCACCTCGTGCCAGATGGGGTGGCCCGCCTGCAGCCACCCGAGCGCCGTGGCAGCGCGCAACGGCTCCGGGCTGTGAGCCTCCATGAAGAACTCGAACTCGCGCTGCGTGCGCTGCTCCAGCGCCACCAGCGGGCGGATGTCCGTGTCCGCCGCCTGCATCACCCGCCGTGCCACCCGCACCTGCGTGGTGAAGCCCCGCCGGGTGAACATGCGCTCGATGATGGAGCGCCCCGGCCGGCCCGCCAGGTTCAGCAGCAGCCGCCCTCCTGGAGCCAGCCGCTCGGGCGCCTCGTCCAGCAGCCGCGCGTTGAGCCCCAGCCCGAAGTGGTCCTCGTAGACGTTCTGGAGCGCGGTGTAGTTCGACAAGTCATACAACGCCTGCGCGTCCGCCTCGGCCGGCGCCTCCGGCATCCCCTCCGTGCGCAGCACCTGGGGGATGCAGCCCACCACGAAGTCCCAGTCCGGGCGCTCGGGGACGCCCAGCAGCAGGTCGCTCTCTCCAAAGGAGAGCCGCGCCACCATCCGCTCGTCCCCATTGAGCCACGCGTTGCAGGTGGCCACCCAGGGCGCGTGGGGGTTCAGGTCCACGCCGTGGATGCGCGAGAGCCGGGTGAACTTCGCCAGGGCGATGCAGATCCACCCCGAGCCGGTGCCCACCTCCACCAGCCGCTTCCCGTCGTACTCGTCCAGGGGCACCTTCAAGAGCCCCTCGAGGAAGGTGTACGCCCACGCCTCCGGGGCGAAGATGGAGGCGGGCAGCAGCAGCTCCAGCCGTTCCTGAGAGGCGCCCACCGCCGCCATCACGGTGACGAGCCGCAGCGGTGCGCCCTCGGGCCTGCCACGCGAGAGCTCCGCCAGCGCGCGCAGCTCGGTCAGGGCCTGGGAGCGACGCTCGGGGACGGCCAGAGCCTCCGAGAGCTCTCGGAGTTGCTGAATGGCCTCGCGAGGGGACGCGGGGTAGGTCGCCATACGGTGCGCGGAATGCTGGCACGCCGGGCTCTTGGCGCACCATGCCAAAGCCCTGTCCCGTCCCGACCCATGAGGCCCAGGCCCGCACTGGCGTCATCACGCAAACGTTTGGCGCCCTTCCCTACACTCACCCGGCGTATCAGGGAAAACCTTGAATCTCTCCCAAGTCCGATGGAGAAAGCGCCCATGTCGCTCCAACCCGTAGTGAATGTCCCTGGCACCCTCGAGGGGCCGCCTCCCGAGATGCCCTCCTCCGTCGCGACGCAGCACGCCCAGCCGTCCCGGGCTCCCGCGCTGGCGCCCATGTGGGAGATTCTCGAGGCCGAGACGCGGGGGTCGGAGGCGGGGCGGGACGAGAAGGTGGACGGGTGGAGTGGCCAGCCGTGGCGGCGCCAGCTGAAGAACCCTCGGGACTACGAGCGGCAGGTGGCGCGCGATCCGCTGGTGGGGCGGCTGCTGTGCGAGGGGCACGCGACGGACGCGGAGATGGCCTGGCTGGCCGGGGGTATCCAGGCCGCGGCGTCCCCGCGCACGCTGAGCATCCGCCAGGTGGTGGTGTTCGCCGAGGGGCTCAACGGGCGCATTGCTCGCGCGCGCTCGGACGACGAGCTGCTGCAGCTGGTGTACCTGCGCCGCAACGCCGAGGACCTGGCGTGGCGGATGCTCGACTGGGCCAACAGCGGCCGGCTGTGAGCGTGGGGCTCACGGGGGCAGCGGCGTGGTGACGTAGTCCCTGCCCGCTGCATGGCAGCCGTGGCAGGCCTCATGTCCCCGGCCGTACAGGTTCCGGCGGTCCTCTGGCAGCGGCCCCTCGAAGAAGAGCCACGTGTCCTTGCCGTGGCCGGACTTCACCTTCGCCTCCAGGGCGTGGCCGACGAGCTCCTTGCCGTCGCCCGAGTAGATCTCCTTCACGAGGATGGCACCCACGGGGTGGGTGGCGTTGTCGGCGCGCAGGGACTGGACGGCGGTGTCATTGAAGAAGACGCGCACCTGGCCGTGGGGGCCACCCGAGTCGTGGACCGCGGGCTCGGCGAGCCAGTCCCGGTAGCCTCGCTCCTGGAGGAAGGTGACGATTCCCGCCTCGGAGGTATCGAGGCTCCCGAGCATGGAGGGAGTCTCCTCCTCCGAGCCGCCACAGGCCGTGGCGAGGGCGAGCAGGAACAGACGCAAGGACTTCACTCGGGCCTCCGGGGCGAACATCGTACTGCCACTCTGTACGCGTCATCGAAAGGGTGGGTTACCGGCGCTGAGTTGGTAGTTTCGCTCCTTCCTTTCTTCCCCAGGAGCGAACGATGCCGACCCTCATCCCCGCCCCCACCCGTGTCACCGCCGCGGGCAACAAGCCGAAGCTCATCGACGAGTACGTCGGGCGGGTGAACACGAAGACCGGAGAGCTGAGCGTGGCGCACATGCGCAGCCCGGGCGGCTGGGTCGAGCCCGGGCAGACGCCGGAGTTCCGGGAGATGACGGTGGTGCTCAAGGGCCACCTGCGGGTGGAGCACAAGGGCGGCGCGCTGGACGTGCGCGGCGGCCAGGCCGTGGTGACCGAGCCGGGCGAGTGGGTGCGCTACAGCACGCCCGGCGAGGAGGGCGCGGAGTACATCGCCATCTGCTTCCCCGCCTTCTCCCCGGACACTGTTCACCGCGATACATAACGCGCTCATCGCCCGCCATGCCCGGTGGTAACCTGTCCCCTTGGTTTGGCGCCGCCGGGGCGCGACACAGGGGCGAGCGATGCGCGCGGGAAACGCTCTTCGGAAACCGTGGTGGCTGGGCGTATTGGCGCTGGGCCTCCACCCAGGCTGTGGTGGGTCGGACCCGCCCAGCATCGGTCCGAATCTGGTCCAGAATGGCTCGTTCGAGTCCGGGCTCTCGGGCTGGTGGAACGCGACGGACGCCAAGGAAGGCACGGCCTCCGCCAGCGGGGAGGCCGCTGACTTCGGCACCTTCGGCCTGGTGCTCTACAAGGGCACGGGCGGCTGGGGCTCCATGGTGGGCCAGGAGACGACACCCCATCGGGCGGGACAGACCTTCCAGGTCCAGGCGCGCCTCAAGGGCACCGTCGGAGGCGAGCGCGTCACCTTCAGCTTCCACGGGCAGGGCTTCGAGGTGGTGGCCGAGCCCCGCTGGAGGACGGTGAAGCAGTTGTTGCTGCTCCCCGACTCCAGCGAGAACGTCACCGCCCTCGTCAGCGTCACCAGCGACAACACCACCGTCCACCTGGATGAAGTCTCGTTCGCGCTGGCCGAGGTGGCGCGCGGGGATGCCGACAAGGAAGAGGACAACCTGCTGGGCAACGGCTCCTTCGAGAGCGGCCTGGGGCTGTGGAACTTCTGGACGGACGCGTCCGTGAAGGAGGACGCCGGCACGGCCACCACCTCGCCGGATGCGGGACGCTCGGGCTACGCGGGCCTGGTGTTGAGCAAGGGGCCCACGGGAGGTGGCGTGTCGGTAAAACAGCCGCTCCCGGATCCGCTGGCCGAGCGGGAGGCATACCGCGTCGAGGCGGACATCCGAGGCACCCTGGGCTCCGAAGGCGTCAACCTGTGCCTGCAGATCAACCGGGAGCCGTGGTCGGGGCCCTGCATCTTCG
It encodes the following:
- a CDS encoding carbohydrate binding domain-containing protein — protein: MRAGNALRKPWWLGVLALGLHPGCGGSDPPSIGPNLVQNGSFESGLSGWWNATDAKEGTASASGEAADFGTFGLVLYKGTGGWGSMVGQETTPHRAGQTFQVQARLKGTVGGERVTFSFHGQGFEVVAEPRWRTVKQLLLLPDSSENVTALVSVTSDNTTVHLDEVSFALAEVARGDADKEEDNLLGNGSFESGLGLWNFWTDASVKEDAGTATTSPDAGRSGYAGLVLSKGPTGGGVSVKQPLPDPLAEREAYRVEADIRGTLGSEGVNLCLQINREPWSGPCIFVTATTDWQHVSETLSIDPELIDERVGLMVSLSSEGTAMVDDVIVKRTKAR
- a CDS encoding aminotransferase class I/II-fold pyridoxal phosphate-dependent enzyme, with protein sequence MATYPASPREAIQQLRELSEALAVPERRSQALTELRALAELSRGRPEGAPLRLVTVMAAVGASQERLELLLPASIFAPEAWAYTFLEGLLKVPLDEYDGKRLVEVGTGSGWICIALAKFTRLSRIHGVDLNPHAPWVATCNAWLNGDERMVARLSFGESDLLLGVPERPDWDFVVGCIPQVLRTEGMPEAPAEADAQALYDLSNYTALQNVYEDHFGLGLNARLLDEAPERLAPGGRLLLNLAGRPGRSIIERMFTRRGFTTQVRVARRVMQAADTDIRPLVALEQRTQREFEFFMEAHSPEPLRAATALGWLQAGHPIWHEVAVWEARPAMPRETLALRAALRRLGSEWLTEELDLGAVSQEQLGFVAALAERLARSPMLPYAHEAGDAPFRQRVARYLERFFDLRLPEEALFVAPEREQAVYSLLLSLCDPGDGVLVSRNLLPVYARALERAEVRTTVTHSTLAEVRRLLEAFEVKVVFLSVAPGERTNMGVLRDILAEAARRGIWVVLDESEFFHITSEVEPLTLFEFLAREPLPPNLVVLYGLIKNAVWPDLELTLLLPVPAPLRADLEVAAEVTYSRIGTLAQWFYERTFEELLTFRISFAEPERPLAEWAPAVPLPRSARIQRLSGFPAFAPKPFRDEDPELVRLDYGENEAAMPQALVEGLIAALAAPREDSRQHGLAEAVVGFLLETRGARYAPEDIVLGQGVWPLVHHLGVALRRRLGRAPRVFLATPCYGVLAPTWVAAGCEVELGPLSALQERRGPGGPDVAVISQPSNPEGSYLTHEELVALATWAVEQRALLVSDEIFGLVHLTNPTAETVHSPVSLEQVVPGVGARTVVLGGLSKEFAAGGLRLGWLATRDRALATALHESGLVPPMVSTARAAAWLYSAYARSPEGRLLYPTRHKALREFLVRMRRELAEKRALLVGALPGDGRSDTSEVGGLFLAPRVGAWLGQEVDGVRLTPENLPGVVYAHTHVVLNGGPWCGDPERVRAVFSIPREKLERARERLRAFAARLQAVRATEP
- a CDS encoding cupin domain-containing protein; its protein translation is MPTLIPAPTRVTAAGNKPKLIDEYVGRVNTKTGELSVAHMRSPGGWVEPGQTPEFREMTVVLKGHLRVEHKGGALDVRGGQAVVTEPGEWVRYSTPGEEGAEYIAICFPAFSPDTVHRDT